One region of Streptomyces subrutilus genomic DNA includes:
- a CDS encoding class I SAM-dependent methyltransferase → MSTMTARTAARWVERWESQQQRYAVDREERFTVITDVVEQVTAGRAAPLVLDLGSGPGALAARLAGRLPEAEVLAVDADPLLLELGRSHYGPALRHVEAVIGSPGWLDALALDRPVDAVVSATALHYLGESTLRQVYGELAERLRPGGVLVNGDHIRPDAPRIAELALHVGERHSERYLDTTEDWESWWTEAAADPELAPRLADCGPDRHPHCEGNALTLSGHVALLREAGFHQTGTVWQFGHSHVVVAVR, encoded by the coding sequence ATGAGTACGATGACGGCCCGTACGGCGGCGCGCTGGGTGGAGCGCTGGGAGAGCCAGCAACAGCGGTACGCCGTCGACCGCGAGGAGCGGTTCACGGTCATCACCGACGTGGTCGAACAGGTGACGGCCGGCCGGGCCGCTCCCCTGGTCCTCGACCTGGGGAGCGGCCCGGGAGCCCTGGCCGCGCGGCTGGCCGGCCGCCTCCCGGAGGCCGAGGTGCTGGCCGTGGACGCCGACCCCCTGCTCCTCGAACTCGGCAGATCCCACTACGGACCGGCCCTGCGGCACGTCGAGGCCGTGATCGGGAGCCCCGGCTGGCTGGACGCGCTCGCCCTGGACCGCCCGGTGGACGCGGTGGTCTCGGCGACGGCCCTGCACTACCTAGGGGAGTCCACGCTGCGGCAGGTCTACGGGGAGCTCGCCGAACGGCTGCGCCCCGGCGGCGTCCTCGTCAACGGCGACCACATCCGCCCCGACGCGCCGCGCATCGCCGAACTCGCCCTCCACGTGGGCGAACGCCACTCCGAGCGGTACCTGGACACCACCGAGGACTGGGAGTCCTGGTGGACGGAGGCGGCCGCCGACCCCGAGCTGGCACCACGGCTCGCCGACTGCGGGCCCGACCGGCACCCGCACTGCGAGGGCAACGCCCTGACCCTCTCCGGGCATGTCGCCCTGCTGCGCGAGGCCGGGTTCCACCAGACCGGCACGGTGTGGCAGTTCGGCCACAGCCATGTGGTGGTCGCCGTCCGCTGA
- the rpmG gene encoding 50S ribosomal protein L33: MARNEVRPIVKLRSTAGTGYTYVTRKNRRNDPDRMVLRKFDPVVRRHVDFREER; encoded by the coding sequence ATGGCACGCAACGAAGTACGCCCGATCGTCAAGCTCCGCTCCACCGCGGGCACCGGCTACACCTACGTCACCCGCAAGAACCGGCGGAACGACCCGGACCGCATGGTGCTGCGCAAGTTCGACCCGGTGGTCCGCCGGCACGTCGACTTCCGCGAAGAGCGCTGA
- the rpsN gene encoding 30S ribosomal protein S14 — protein MAKKSKVARNERRKATVERYAARRAELKEVLRRPSSTDAERRAALVELRGQPRDASATRVRNRDSVDGRPRGHLRKFGLSRIRMREQAHAGLLPGVTKSSW, from the coding sequence ATGGCGAAGAAGAGCAAGGTCGCGCGGAACGAGAGGCGCAAGGCGACCGTCGAGCGCTACGCCGCCCGGCGCGCGGAGCTGAAGGAGGTCCTGCGCCGGCCCTCCTCGACCGACGCCGAACGCCGCGCCGCACTGGTCGAGTTGCGCGGGCAGCCGCGCGACGCCAGTGCGACGCGGGTGCGCAACCGGGACAGCGTGGACGGGCGGCCCCGCGGCCACCTGCGGAAGTTCGGGCTCTCCCGGATCCGGATGCGCGAGCAGGCGCACGCCGGCCTCCTTCCCGGAGTCACCAAGTCGTCCTGGTAG
- a CDS encoding ArsR/SmtB family transcription factor has translation MGHATDAENTATTRERLDAVGTADVAATLQALATPSRLYILARLQEGPCAVGDLAEAVGMEPSACSHQLRLLRNLGLVAGERRGRSIVYSLYDHHVAELLDQALFHVEHLRLGLHDRVPTEAH, from the coding sequence ATGGGCCACGCAACGGACGCCGAGAACACCGCCACGACGCGCGAACGCCTGGACGCCGTGGGGACCGCGGACGTGGCGGCGACCCTCCAGGCCCTGGCCACCCCCTCGCGGCTGTACATCCTCGCCCGCCTCCAGGAGGGCCCCTGCGCGGTGGGCGACCTCGCCGAAGCGGTGGGCATGGAGCCCTCGGCCTGCTCCCACCAGCTGCGCCTGCTGCGCAACCTCGGCCTGGTCGCCGGCGAGCGGCGGGGCCGCTCCATCGTCTACTCGCTGTACGACCACCACGTCGCCGAACTCCTCGACCAGGCCCTCTTCCACGTGGAGCACCTGCGCCTGGGCCTGCACGACAGGGTGCCCACGGAAGCGCACTGA
- a CDS encoding heavy metal translocating P-type ATPase — translation MPPVLLQRPRRAPSAAAPAAPRRRTRVLALAEARWAAAALLLFLAALPLQLTGAPAWAWGPLYAAAYAAGGWEPARAGLRALRDKTLDVDLLMIVAALGAASIGQVMDGALLIVIFATSGALEALATARTQDAVRGLLDLAPPTATRLRGDGREETVATADLGIGDIVLIRPGERIGADGRVLEGASEVDQATITGEPLPALKETGDEVFAGTLNGTGALRVAVERDASDSVIARIVAMVGEASETKAPTQLFIEKIEQRYSIGMVAATLAVFLVPLAFGADLTGSLLRAMTFMIVASPCAVVLATMPPLLSAIANAGRHGVLVKSAVVMERLGQVDAVALDKTGTLTEGTPRVTDIRPLPGAGLTEDALLALAAAAERPSEHPLARAITAAARERRLRPAAATDFGSVPGSGVTATVGGHVIEAGAPARLLDGSPHCAAAALAAEVAGALESGGRTAVLVRRDGVPVGVLGLADRLRPGAAAAVTALRALTGTAPVLLTGDNPRAAGRLAAEIGITDVRAGLLPQDKVAAVREQEAAGRRVLVVGDGVNDAPALAAAHTGVAMGRAGSDLALETADAVVVRDELAAVPAVIALSRAARRLVVQNLVVAGVFISVLVVWDLAGHLPLPLGVLGHEGSTVIVGLNGLRLLRDSAWNRALTS, via the coding sequence ATGCCTCCAGTCCTGCTCCAGCGCCCCCGGCGAGCTCCCTCGGCCGCGGCCCCGGCGGCCCCGCGGCGCCGTACCCGGGTGCTCGCCCTGGCGGAGGCCCGCTGGGCCGCGGCCGCGCTGCTGCTCTTCCTGGCCGCACTGCCGCTCCAGCTGACCGGCGCCCCGGCCTGGGCGTGGGGCCCGCTGTACGCCGCCGCGTACGCCGCCGGCGGGTGGGAGCCGGCCCGGGCCGGGCTCCGGGCGCTGCGGGACAAGACCCTGGACGTGGACCTGCTGATGATCGTCGCCGCGCTCGGTGCGGCGTCGATCGGTCAGGTGATGGACGGCGCGCTGCTGATCGTCATCTTCGCCACCTCCGGGGCCCTGGAGGCTCTGGCCACCGCCCGCACCCAGGACGCGGTGCGCGGCCTGCTCGACCTCGCACCGCCCACCGCCACCCGGCTGAGGGGCGACGGCCGAGAGGAGACGGTCGCCACCGCGGACCTCGGGATCGGCGACATCGTCCTGATCCGGCCGGGGGAGCGGATCGGGGCCGACGGCCGGGTCCTGGAAGGGGCGAGCGAGGTCGACCAGGCCACCATCACCGGAGAACCGCTGCCGGCCCTGAAGGAGACCGGCGACGAGGTGTTCGCCGGCACCCTCAACGGGACCGGAGCCCTGCGCGTGGCGGTCGAACGCGACGCCTCCGACTCGGTGATCGCCCGGATCGTCGCGATGGTCGGCGAAGCCTCCGAGACCAAGGCGCCCACCCAGTTGTTCATCGAGAAGATCGAACAGCGCTATTCGATCGGCATGGTCGCCGCCACCCTGGCCGTCTTCCTGGTCCCGCTCGCCTTCGGCGCCGACCTCACCGGCTCCCTGCTGCGGGCCATGACCTTCATGATCGTCGCCTCGCCCTGCGCCGTGGTGCTGGCCACCATGCCGCCGCTGCTGTCGGCCATCGCCAACGCCGGGCGCCACGGCGTCCTGGTCAAGTCCGCCGTGGTGATGGAACGCCTCGGACAGGTCGACGCCGTCGCCCTCGACAAGACCGGCACCCTCACCGAAGGCACCCCCCGCGTCACCGACATCCGGCCGCTGCCCGGCGCCGGACTGACCGAGGACGCCCTCCTGGCCCTTGCGGCAGCCGCCGAACGCCCCAGCGAGCACCCCCTCGCCCGCGCCATCACCGCCGCCGCCCGCGAACGGCGCTTGCGCCCGGCCGCCGCCACGGACTTCGGCTCCGTCCCCGGATCGGGCGTGACGGCCACCGTGGGCGGCCACGTCATCGAGGCCGGAGCCCCGGCCCGGCTGCTGGACGGCTCCCCGCACTGCGCCGCCGCGGCACTAGCCGCCGAGGTCGCGGGCGCGCTGGAGAGCGGCGGCCGTACCGCCGTGCTCGTCCGGCGCGACGGGGTCCCCGTCGGCGTGCTGGGACTCGCCGACCGGCTGCGCCCCGGCGCGGCCGCCGCCGTCACGGCCCTGCGCGCGCTGACCGGCACCGCGCCGGTCCTGCTGACCGGTGACAACCCGCGCGCCGCCGGCCGCCTCGCCGCGGAGATCGGCATCACCGACGTCCGCGCCGGCCTGCTGCCTCAGGACAAGGTCGCCGCGGTCCGGGAGCAGGAGGCGGCCGGACGCCGGGTGCTGGTGGTCGGCGACGGCGTCAACGACGCCCCCGCACTGGCCGCCGCGCACACGGGCGTCGCCATGGGCCGGGCCGGATCCGACCTGGCCCTGGAAACCGCCGACGCCGTCGTCGTCCGCGACGAACTGGCCGCCGTACCGGCCGTGATCGCACTGTCCCGCGCCGCGCGCCGCCTGGTGGTGCAGAACCTCGTCGTCGCCGGGGTGTTCATCTCCGTCCTGGTCGTCTGGGACCTGGCCGGCCACCTGCCGCTGCCGCTGGGCGTGCTGGGACACGAGGGATCGACCGTCATCGTCGGCCTCAACGGCCTGCGCCTGCTGCGCGACTCCGCCTGGAACCGGGCGCTCACGTCCTGA
- a CDS encoding aminotransferase class V-fold PLP-dependent enzyme has product MTDVAAGPAGEIEELASWQRGLRAQFPIITGHPHLAYLDSAATAQKPRAVLDAVHGYLTTSNANAGRGSYPWANATTALVERARDRVKEFLGDPRPDRSSVHFTTGATDGLRTVAREWLPGLLADGDEIVVPFADHEANLSPWLEARELLARQGVRIEVRELPCQAGSGDYDPAALAAMAGPRTRFVAATHVHHVYGADMNVHRIREAVGPEVPICLDAAQSIGHLPVSVAGLDVDFVVFSGHKALALPGTGAVWARERRGPAFRPGGWRGTPNTVGIASLAAALDWLDAAGTDRIERWTVALTSLLTDGLGRLPAYEVLGCRSSLDSASEVQRRRSIVTFRHRGIGAQDLGFILFSHGFMVRSDGHCQAGGDRESSVRVSLHVHNTRAEVEGLLTTLATLQ; this is encoded by the coding sequence GTGACTGACGTGGCGGCCGGCCCCGCCGGGGAGATCGAGGAACTGGCCTCGTGGCAGCGCGGGCTGCGCGCCCAGTTCCCGATCATCACCGGCCACCCCCACCTGGCTTATCTGGACAGCGCGGCCACCGCGCAGAAGCCGCGGGCCGTCCTGGACGCCGTGCACGGCTACCTGACGACCTCGAACGCCAACGCGGGCCGGGGTTCGTACCCGTGGGCCAATGCGACCACCGCCCTGGTGGAGCGCGCCCGCGACCGGGTCAAGGAGTTCCTCGGCGACCCCCGGCCGGACCGGTCCTCGGTGCACTTCACCACCGGGGCCACGGACGGACTGCGCACCGTCGCCCGGGAGTGGCTGCCCGGCCTGCTGGCGGACGGCGACGAGATCGTCGTCCCGTTCGCCGACCACGAGGCGAACCTTTCGCCGTGGCTGGAGGCGCGGGAGCTGCTGGCCCGCCAGGGGGTGCGGATCGAGGTACGGGAACTGCCCTGCCAGGCGGGCTCCGGGGACTACGACCCGGCGGCCCTCGCCGCGATGGCCGGCCCGCGCACCCGCTTCGTGGCCGCCACGCACGTGCACCACGTGTACGGGGCCGACATGAACGTGCACCGCATCCGCGAGGCGGTCGGCCCCGAGGTGCCCATCTGCCTGGACGCCGCCCAGAGCATCGGCCACCTGCCGGTCTCGGTCGCCGGGCTCGACGTGGACTTCGTGGTCTTCTCCGGACACAAGGCGCTCGCGCTGCCCGGTACGGGCGCGGTGTGGGCGCGCGAGCGGCGCGGGCCGGCCTTCCGGCCCGGCGGATGGCGCGGCACCCCCAACACGGTGGGCATCGCCTCGCTGGCGGCGGCCCTGGACTGGCTGGACGCCGCCGGGACCGACCGCATCGAGCGCTGGACCGTGGCGCTGACCTCCCTGTTGACCGACGGGCTCGGGCGGCTGCCCGCGTACGAGGTGCTCGGCTGCCGTTCGAGCCTGGACTCCGCGTCCGAGGTGCAGCGGCGGCGGAGCATCGTCACCTTCCGGCACCGTGGGATAGGCGCCCAGGACCTCGGCTTCATCCTGTTCAGCCACGGCTTCATGGTGCGCTCCGACGGCCACTGCCAGGCGGGCGGCGACCGGGAGTCCTCGGTTCGGGTGAGCCTGCACGTGCACAACACGCGTGCGGAGGTGGAAGGGTTGCTCACCACCCTGGCTACTCTGCAATGA
- a CDS encoding diaminopimelate decarboxylase yields the protein MSNAPLYLEPRLSPRLTSLLDAAPFLHGLVDGLGSPLNLVLPQQFAENVARFGSVLRRHRLGGRVCFAHKASRSSALVRHLATTGAALDSASLGELRHALGSGFTGDRIVVTGPKDPETLWLAARSGAVVNADGVAELEEAARITGAFGLPRLRVILRLSEFETSGTRVLSRRSRFGTAVKSLSDLLDVLERHQDALEPIGVGYHLDTTSLDEKATALEGCLRAMEELQIRGFAPRVVDVGGGFGVNYLTHAEQWDRYTTELTHAVMGRRPPLTWGGHGYGLRAENGTLRGSLGLYPAHRPVAGAAYLDELLSRPAPGLGRPFGTLLLESMYDLYAEPGRALADQCGLTLGRVREVRAGGAGEHLVRLALNAGDVGLEDHGVLMDPVLVPRDEPPGRVGGPVGVYLMGNLCLEADLITRRMVFLPRLPRPGDLLAFANTAGYCMDFTATRAQQQPVARKVAVRQEGAGEGGGAWSWCLDEEYWPVTATGGRRT from the coding sequence ATGAGCAACGCACCTCTGTACCTGGAACCACGGCTGTCACCGCGGCTGACGTCCTTGCTGGACGCGGCCCCCTTCCTGCACGGGCTCGTGGACGGGCTCGGATCACCGCTGAACCTCGTGCTCCCGCAGCAGTTCGCCGAGAACGTGGCGCGATTCGGCTCCGTCCTGCGCCGCCACCGCCTCGGGGGCCGGGTCTGCTTCGCGCACAAGGCCAGCCGCTCCAGCGCCCTGGTCCGGCACCTCGCCACGACCGGCGCCGCCCTCGACTCCGCCTCGCTCGGCGAGTTGAGGCACGCACTGGGCTCGGGTTTCACCGGGGACCGCATCGTGGTGACCGGCCCCAAGGACCCCGAGACGCTCTGGCTCGCCGCGCGCAGCGGCGCCGTGGTCAACGCCGACGGCGTCGCGGAGCTGGAGGAAGCGGCCCGGATCACCGGCGCGTTCGGCCTGCCCCGCCTGCGCGTGATCCTGCGGCTGTCCGAGTTCGAGACCTCCGGCACCCGGGTGCTGTCCCGCCGCAGCCGGTTCGGCACCGCCGTGAAATCGCTCAGCGACCTGCTCGACGTACTGGAACGCCACCAGGACGCGCTGGAGCCGATCGGGGTGGGCTACCACCTCGACACCACGAGCCTGGACGAGAAGGCGACGGCGCTCGAAGGGTGCCTGCGGGCGATGGAGGAGCTGCAGATCCGCGGATTCGCGCCGCGCGTGGTCGACGTGGGCGGCGGCTTCGGCGTGAACTACCTGACCCACGCCGAGCAGTGGGACCGCTACACCACCGAGCTCACGCACGCCGTCATGGGCCGGCGCCCGCCCCTCACCTGGGGCGGCCACGGTTACGGCCTGCGCGCGGAGAACGGCACCCTGCGTGGATCCCTCGGCCTGTATCCGGCGCACCGCCCCGTCGCCGGCGCCGCCTACCTCGACGAGCTCCTGTCCCGGCCCGCCCCGGGCCTCGGCCGCCCGTTCGGCACCCTGCTCCTGGAGAGCATGTACGACCTGTACGCCGAGCCCGGCCGGGCGCTGGCGGACCAGTGCGGGCTCACGCTCGGGAGGGTGCGGGAGGTGCGGGCGGGCGGGGCCGGGGAGCACCTCGTACGGCTCGCCCTCAACGCCGGGGACGTGGGGCTGGAGGACCACGGCGTCCTGATGGACCCCGTGCTGGTCCCCCGCGACGAGCCGCCCGGACGGGTTGGCGGACCGGTGGGCGTGTACCTCATGGGCAACCTCTGCCTCGAAGCGGACCTGATCACCCGCCGGATGGTGTTCCTGCCCCGGCTGCCGCGGCCCGGCGATCTGCTCGCCTTCGCCAACACCGCGGGCTACTGCATGGACTTCACCGCGACCCGGGCCCAACAGCAGCCCGTGGCCCGCAAGGTGGCCGTCCGCCAGGAGGGGGCCGGGGAGGGGGGAGGGGCCTGGAGTTGGTGCCTCGACGAGGAGTACTGGCCGGTCACAGCCACGGGGGGACGGCGGACATGA
- a CDS encoding type B 50S ribosomal protein L31, protein MKPGIHPAYGPVVFRDKAADFAFLTRSTATSEKTVEWEDGNTYPVIDVEISSQSHPFYTGTARVLDTAGRVERFQRRYGSTA, encoded by the coding sequence ATGAAGCCCGGAATCCACCCCGCCTACGGCCCCGTCGTCTTCCGCGACAAGGCCGCCGACTTCGCCTTCCTCACCCGCTCCACCGCCACCAGCGAGAAGACGGTGGAGTGGGAGGACGGCAACACCTACCCCGTCATCGACGTGGAGATCTCCTCGCAGAGCCACCCCTTCTACACGGGCACCGCCCGCGTCCTGGACACCGCCGGACGCGTCGAGCGCTTCCAGCGGCGGTACGGGAGCACGGCGTGA
- a CDS encoding CobW family GTP-binding protein, which produces MTLPVVIVGGLHSDARRTTVERLLAAVPGSVALHHDLSTAPQGTVLRTVRDSSGVLGSGEAPLVNDCACCALREDLVPELWRLADGGLTRLAVVELWDSVEPRAMAEVVAAHGGGRLDLTNVITAVDPALVLPYLSNGDDLAEAGLAAAASDRRTIGDTWARQLEYAPVLALAGGADADEEDRALLEQLHPTARRVESGSGDLPRLAFAGFDTEAAAAAQHPACALLPQEADEAGVATLVWHRHRPFHPERLYEALEDLACAAARSRGRFWLADRPDTLLAWDAAGGALCVEDSGPWLASLPDAAWEMVPPVRRAAAALGWHPEHGDCCQHLVFTSPGLDREGLERLLDSCLLTDAEYTAGREAWKRLPAAFDALLAPVA; this is translated from the coding sequence GTGACCCTGCCCGTCGTCATCGTCGGCGGGCTGCACTCCGATGCCCGCCGCACCACCGTGGAGCGGCTGCTCGCCGCCGTCCCCGGCAGCGTCGCCCTGCACCACGACCTGTCCACGGCGCCCCAGGGCACCGTCCTGCGCACCGTGCGCGACAGCTCCGGCGTGCTCGGGTCCGGTGAGGCGCCGCTCGTCAACGACTGCGCCTGCTGCGCCCTGCGCGAGGACCTGGTCCCCGAGCTGTGGCGGCTCGCCGACGGCGGGCTGACCCGGCTCGCCGTCGTCGAGTTGTGGGATTCCGTCGAACCGCGGGCGATGGCCGAGGTCGTCGCCGCGCACGGCGGCGGGCGGCTGGACCTCACCAACGTGATCACCGCCGTCGATCCCGCCCTCGTCCTGCCGTACCTGTCCAACGGGGACGACCTCGCGGAGGCCGGGCTCGCGGCGGCGGCCTCCGACCGGCGGACGATCGGCGACACCTGGGCCCGGCAGCTCGAGTACGCGCCCGTACTGGCCCTCGCCGGCGGCGCCGACGCGGACGAGGAGGACCGGGCCCTCCTGGAGCAGCTCCACCCGACCGCCCGCCGGGTGGAGAGCGGCTCCGGCGACCTGCCGCGGCTCGCCTTCGCCGGGTTCGACACCGAGGCCGCCGCCGCGGCGCAGCACCCGGCCTGTGCGCTGCTGCCGCAGGAGGCCGACGAAGCCGGGGTCGCCACCCTCGTCTGGCACCGTCACCGGCCGTTCCACCCGGAGCGGTTGTACGAGGCGCTGGAGGACCTGGCCTGCGCGGCCGCCCGCAGCCGTGGCCGGTTCTGGCTCGCCGACCGCCCCGACACCCTGCTCGCCTGGGACGCCGCGGGCGGCGCGCTCTGCGTGGAGGACAGCGGGCCCTGGCTGGCCTCCCTCCCGGACGCCGCCTGGGAGATGGTGCCGCCGGTGCGCCGGGCGGCCGCCGCGCTGGGCTGGCACCCCGAGCACGGCGACTGCTGCCAGCACCTGGTCTTCACCTCGCCCGGGCTCGACCGCGAGGGGCTGGAGCGGCTCCTCGACTCCTGCCTGCTGACGGACGCCGAGTACACCGCGGGACGCGAGGCGTGGAAGCGCCTGCCCGCCGCCTTCGACGCCCTCCTCGCCCCCGTCGCGTAG
- a CDS encoding pyridoxal-phosphate dependent enzyme: MRYDSITEAIGNTPLVRIDPAVHGLRHIDLYAKLEMLNPFGSLKDRAAWHMVRPALDEARAGAATVVELSSGNTAKALALIAGMHGLPFKSVTNRMRLPEVKDLLLLLGAEIEELPGQSECLDPTDTEDPLTRFHQRLSRPDSALLHTDQYFNPLNAQAHAQGTGPEIVADLDGRAPDWFVACVGTAGSSTGVARALRAHDPAVRVVGLVGQKSDFIPGIRTLDEVQQVGLFDPAAYDAIEAVSSDEAIDGMVTLIRRCGLLAGPTGGAAYLGAVRHLRPLDTPSDGGRRTAVFIVCDRAESYLGYVRRRRPDLLGRPPAKNSVSTLTAAEVRAAAVVEVAEAQKWIEDRRPLVVDLRGPFAYAALHIDGAVNIVDELFEELLLGGLPFGTRQPVLLTCPVGEKSARYAALLTRMGHPDVRSLAGGIVAWRDAGAPLVRD, encoded by the coding sequence ATGAGGTACGACAGCATCACCGAGGCCATCGGCAACACCCCGCTGGTCCGAATCGACCCGGCCGTGCACGGCCTGCGCCACATCGACCTCTACGCCAAGCTGGAGATGCTCAACCCCTTCGGCTCGCTGAAGGACCGGGCGGCCTGGCACATGGTCCGCCCCGCGCTGGACGAGGCGCGGGCCGGGGCCGCGACGGTCGTCGAGCTGTCCAGCGGGAACACCGCCAAGGCCCTGGCCCTGATCGCGGGGATGCACGGGCTGCCCTTCAAGAGCGTCACCAACAGGATGCGCCTGCCCGAGGTCAAGGACCTGCTCCTGCTGCTGGGCGCCGAGATCGAGGAGCTGCCGGGGCAGAGCGAATGCCTCGACCCGACCGACACCGAAGACCCGCTGACCCGGTTCCACCAGCGCCTCAGCCGGCCCGACAGCGCCCTCCTCCACACCGACCAGTACTTCAACCCCCTGAACGCGCAGGCGCACGCGCAGGGCACCGGACCGGAGATCGTCGCCGATCTCGACGGCCGGGCCCCGGACTGGTTCGTCGCGTGCGTGGGCACGGCCGGTTCGTCCACCGGGGTCGCCCGCGCCCTGCGCGCCCACGACCCGGCCGTGCGGGTCGTCGGACTGGTCGGGCAGAAGTCCGACTTCATCCCCGGCATCCGCACCCTCGACGAGGTGCAGCAGGTCGGCCTCTTCGACCCCGCCGCCTACGACGCGATCGAGGCGGTGAGCTCGGACGAGGCCATCGACGGGATGGTGACGCTGATCCGCCGCTGCGGACTGCTCGCCGGTCCCACCGGCGGGGCCGCGTACCTCGGGGCGGTACGCCATCTCCGGCCGCTGGACACCCCGTCGGACGGCGGGCGCAGGACGGCCGTGTTCATCGTGTGCGACCGGGCGGAGAGCTACCTCGGCTACGTGCGCCGGCGCCGTCCCGACCTGCTCGGCAGGCCTCCGGCGAAGAACTCGGTGAGCACGCTGACCGCGGCCGAGGTGCGCGCGGCGGCCGTCGTCGAGGTCGCCGAGGCCCAGAAGTGGATCGAGGACCGGCGCCCGCTGGTGGTCGACCTCCGCGGCCCGTTCGCCTACGCGGCCCTGCACATCGACGGCGCGGTCAACATCGTCGACGAGCTCTTCGAGGAACTCCTGCTCGGCGGCCTGCCCTTCGGCACCCGGCAGCCGGTGCTGCTGACCTGCCCGGTCGGCGAGAAGTCCGCCCGGTACGCGGCGCTGCTGACGCGCATGGGCCACCCGGACGTACGCAGCCTCGCCGGCGGGATCGTGGCCTGGCGGGACGCCGGCGCACCCCTGGTGCGTGACTGA
- the rpmB gene encoding 50S ribosomal protein L28 yields the protein MSAHCQLTGAQPGFGNRISHSHRRTPRRFDPNIQRKRYWLPSEGRHVRLTLSAKAVKTVDVIGVEAAVARIRARGGKV from the coding sequence GTGTCCGCCCACTGCCAGCTGACCGGAGCCCAGCCGGGCTTCGGCAACCGCATCTCCCACTCCCACCGGCGCACCCCGCGCCGCTTCGACCCCAACATCCAGCGCAAGCGCTACTGGCTGCCGAGCGAGGGGCGGCACGTGCGCCTCACCCTCAGTGCGAAGGCGGTCAAGACCGTCGACGTGATCGGCGTCGAGGCCGCGGTGGCCCGGATCCGGGCCCGAGGGGGGAAGGTCTGA
- the rpsR gene encoding 30S ribosomal protein S18, with translation MARRITPRKSLASRPNPLDAAKITYIDYKDTDLLRKFISDRGKIRSRRVTRVTARQQRRLAAAVKNAREMALLPYAAR, from the coding sequence ATGGCCCGACGCATCACGCCCCGCAAGTCCCTCGCCTCCCGCCCCAACCCGCTGGACGCGGCGAAGATCACCTATATCGACTACAAGGACACCGACCTGCTGCGGAAGTTCATCTCCGACCGCGGGAAGATCCGCAGCCGCCGTGTCACCCGCGTCACGGCCCGGCAGCAGCGCCGGCTCGCCGCGGCGGTCAAGAACGCCCGCGAGATGGCCCTGCTCCCCTACGCCGCCAGGTAG